In Candidatus Saccharibacteria bacterium oral taxon 488, one DNA window encodes the following:
- a CDS encoding PDZ domain-containing protein, translating to MTEQRRVGTRAHLFLGGLLIAIVSFVAGTRSDLIMAQVGSLFGLRTATGSLDVSTVQRVYRELKAHYDGTLDEQALTRGAARGMVAATGDPHTAYMDPDEAKEFEKSLSGNIGGGIGAEIAKRHNVPTIIRPLKNSPAEKAGVKAGDAIVKVNDTVVTNMPVDQVVQRIRGDVGTTVKLVLSRGGERKDITVTREEVVAPAAEWKVDGEIGILTVSRFNDDTGKQARQAAEEFRSAGVRKVILDLRGNPGGTVAAAQALAGLWLNHEVVMTQRRGEQVISTEKSTGQPLLGDIKTVVLINGGSASASEIVAGALKDHGKATLVGEKTYGKGSVQRPIDLADGSVLKVTEARWYTPHGKNIDKSGIEPDIKVEMTAGAADNGRDPQLEKAKSV from the coding sequence ATGACAGAGCAACGGAGGGTAGGAACGCGAGCTCACTTGTTTTTGGGCGGGCTGCTGATCGCGATTGTGAGTTTTGTGGCCGGAACGCGGTCAGATCTGATTATGGCGCAGGTCGGGTCGCTGTTTGGCCTCAGGACAGCGACGGGGTCGCTGGATGTATCAACAGTGCAGCGCGTGTACCGTGAGCTAAAGGCTCATTATGACGGTACGTTGGATGAGCAAGCACTTACACGTGGGGCGGCGCGCGGTATGGTGGCGGCGACGGGCGATCCGCACACGGCGTATATGGATCCGGATGAAGCCAAGGAGTTTGAGAAGAGCTTGTCGGGCAATATTGGTGGCGGTATCGGGGCGGAAATTGCCAAGCGGCATAACGTGCCGACGATCATCCGGCCGCTAAAGAATAGCCCAGCCGAAAAGGCGGGCGTCAAAGCTGGTGATGCCATCGTCAAGGTCAATGACACGGTGGTGACTAATATGCCGGTTGATCAAGTGGTGCAGCGTATTCGTGGCGACGTTGGCACGACGGTCAAGTTGGTGCTGTCGCGTGGCGGCGAGCGTAAAGATATAACGGTGACACGCGAGGAGGTCGTCGCGCCGGCTGCCGAGTGGAAGGTTGATGGTGAGATTGGTATTTTGACGGTCAGTCGCTTTAATGATGACACCGGCAAGCAAGCGCGCCAAGCCGCCGAGGAGTTTCGCTCGGCAGGTGTTAGGAAAGTCATCCTCGACCTTCGAGGAAATCCTGGCGGTACGGTGGCGGCCGCACAGGCGTTAGCGGGGTTGTGGCTCAATCATGAGGTGGTAATGACCCAACGGCGCGGTGAGCAGGTTATCTCGACGGAGAAATCGACCGGCCAGCCGCTTCTCGGTGATATCAAGACGGTTGTGTTGATTAACGGTGGTAGTGCCAGCGCCAGCGAGATCGTGGCGGGGGCGCTCAAGGATCACGGCAAGGCGACGCTGGTTGGCGAAAAAACTTATGGCAAGGGCAGTGTGCAGCGGCCGATTGATCTCGCGGATGGCTCGGTTCTAAAAGTGACCGAGGCGCGCTGGTATACGCCGCATGGCAAGAATATTGACAAGTCGGGTATCGAGCCAGATATTAAGGTCGAGATGACGGCTGGGGCGGCAGATAATGGACGCGATCCACAATTGGAAAAAGCAAAGAGTGTATAG
- a CDS encoding response regulator translates to MQHRKKILLVEDDTALAAVYRSRLELEGFEIREVHNGEDALSATVAFRPDLIVLDAMMPKISGFDVLDILRNTPETTNVRVIMLTALSQQKDRERAEALGVDEYLVKSQVVIGDVVARVKHHLGMSQSFEN, encoded by the coding sequence ATGCAACACAGGAAAAAAATACTATTGGTTGAAGACGATACAGCACTGGCGGCAGTCTATCGGTCGCGGCTGGAGCTGGAGGGCTTTGAGATTCGTGAGGTGCATAATGGTGAGGACGCGCTGTCGGCAACGGTGGCGTTTCGGCCGGATCTGATCGTACTGGATGCTATGATGCCGAAAATTAGCGGCTTTGACGTGCTCGATATCCTGCGCAATACGCCAGAAACGACCAACGTGCGGGTGATCATGCTGACGGCGCTCAGCCAGCAGAAAGACCGAGAGCGGGCAGAGGCGCTGGGCGTGGATGAATACCTCGTCAAGTCACAGGTGGTGATCGGCGATGTGGTAGCGCGAGTGAAGCATCATTTGGGCATGTCGCAGTCGTTTGAAAACTAG
- a CDS encoding 50S ribosomal protein L27, with amino-acid sequence MSKVKAGGSSKNIHNNPGQRLGVKRFGGQKVNAGEVLVRQTGATKIAGEGAYMSRNYTIHAAKSGVVTFKQVKKTKFTGKTERRTQVCVG; translated from the coding sequence ATGTCAAAAGTCAAAGCTGGTGGCTCAAGTAAGAACATCCACAACAACCCTGGCCAACGCCTCGGCGTCAAGCGCTTCGGCGGCCAAAAAGTCAACGCTGGCGAGGTACTCGTCCGCCAAACAGGCGCCACAAAAATCGCTGGCGAGGGCGCGTACATGAGCCGCAACTACACTATCCACGCCGCTAAGTCTGGCGTCGTCACCTTCAAACAGGTCAAGAAAACCAAATTCACCGGCAAAACTGAGCGGCGAACTCAGGTTTGCGTCGGCTAG
- a CDS encoding methyltransferase domain-containing protein — MLPPKLAQIMLNLALGAGSLAHQKSCSNSATGSASSLFDKSMVLRTALPDAFDLEEMAGGRPVVTILDPFCGTGTVLQEALLAGYDVVGTDLSQKMVDYTTENLSWLQSTFTTPGNVIDIHQADATTHRWPNSTHLTAVVCETYLGQPFSAPPAPQKLAEVAGNCNHIITSFLTNIRPQLAPNTPLCIAVPAWYDASGQATHVPLIKHLQQLDYHHLNRRTPLIYRRPDQVVARELLILQTT, encoded by the coding sequence ATGCTACCGCCCAAATTAGCGCAGATTATGCTGAATTTAGCGCTGGGTGCTGGGTCGCTAGCTCATCAAAAATCGTGTAGTAATTCTGCGACGGGGTCGGCTTCTAGCCTCTTTGACAAGTCGATGGTTCTGCGGACGGCGTTGCCGGATGCATTCGACTTGGAGGAGATGGCTGGAGGCCGACCTGTTGTGACAATCCTCGACCCCTTCTGCGGCACCGGCACCGTCCTGCAAGAAGCCCTACTCGCTGGCTATGATGTCGTCGGCACCGACCTCAGTCAAAAAATGGTTGACTACACGACAGAGAATCTATCGTGGCTACAATCAACTTTCACCACGCCCGGCAACGTCATCGACATTCATCAAGCCGACGCCACCACGCACCGTTGGCCAAACAGCACGCACCTCACTGCCGTCGTCTGCGAAACCTACCTCGGCCAGCCCTTCTCCGCGCCGCCCGCGCCTCAAAAATTAGCAGAGGTTGCCGGTAACTGCAACCATATTATCACCAGCTTTCTCACCAACATTCGCCCGCAACTGGCGCCGAACACGCCGCTGTGTATCGCCGTGCCAGCGTGGTACGACGCGTCCGGCCAGGCCACTCATGTGCCGCTGATAAAGCACCTCCAACAGCTCGATTATCACCATCTCAACCGTCGTACACCGCTCATATACCGCCGCCCTGACCAGGTCGTCGCCCGCGAGCTACTGATCCTGCAGACTACCTAA
- a CDS encoding flippase-like domain-containing protein yields MVSKGIRQLLEACKSPRTIMSLVTLAVLVLIIFLSRAELARAWELLGRANIWLLMLLVPFQIIVYFAGGEMIFAYLRDKKLIGHISRFEQTRIALELNLVNHIFPSGGVSGISYTTWRMHKLGVSSARSTFAQVIRYVTGFLSLMVLLIAAVLILSIDGQVNRYIVTSSFFLVLVVLALTFGLIFMFSSRKRMHNTAVRVSRLINAVVRWATLGKIKRLLVSTKIEAFFAEMHDDFVELSEHRRLLVKPLVWGAIYAIFDVLMFIVAFWALGVSVNPAVLIIGYGVAGLASLVAFTPGGAGVYEAIMIVFLSMTGVAPDVAIAGIVLTRVILLAGTIIFGYIFYQHALIKYGQPDDDDSAAV; encoded by the coding sequence ATGGTATCAAAAGGGATACGGCAACTTTTGGAAGCATGTAAGTCACCACGGACGATCATGAGCCTCGTGACGTTGGCAGTGCTGGTGCTGATTATTTTTCTGTCGCGGGCGGAGCTGGCTCGGGCATGGGAATTACTTGGCCGGGCAAATATCTGGCTGTTGATGCTACTAGTGCCGTTTCAGATTATCGTGTATTTTGCGGGCGGTGAGATGATCTTTGCCTATCTTCGCGACAAAAAACTGATCGGGCATATCTCGCGGTTTGAGCAGACGCGAATTGCGCTGGAACTGAATCTGGTCAATCACATTTTTCCGTCGGGCGGCGTCAGCGGCATCTCCTACACGACGTGGCGGATGCACAAGCTCGGCGTCAGCTCGGCGCGCTCGACCTTTGCTCAGGTGATCCGTTACGTGACGGGCTTTTTGTCGCTGATGGTGCTATTGATCGCGGCGGTATTGATCCTGTCAATTGACGGGCAGGTCAATCGCTACATCGTGACGTCAAGTTTCTTCCTCGTGCTGGTGGTGCTGGCATTGACCTTTGGGCTGATTTTTATGTTCTCGTCGCGAAAGCGGATGCACAACACGGCGGTGCGGGTGTCGCGGTTGATCAACGCGGTAGTGCGCTGGGCGACACTGGGCAAAATCAAGCGGTTGCTGGTTTCGACGAAAATTGAAGCGTTTTTTGCTGAGATGCATGATGATTTCGTGGAACTGTCAGAGCACCGGCGCCTACTCGTCAAGCCGCTGGTCTGGGGCGCGATTTATGCCATTTTTGATGTGTTGATGTTCATCGTGGCGTTTTGGGCACTGGGCGTGTCGGTCAATCCAGCAGTGCTGATCATCGGCTACGGCGTGGCAGGACTGGCTAGCTTGGTGGCCTTTACGCCGGGTGGTGCGGGCGTGTACGAAGCAATTATGATCGTTTTTCTGAGCATGACCGGTGTGGCGCCGGACGTCGCTATCGCTGGGATTGTACTGACGCGGGTGATCTTGCTTGCAGGGACGATTATCTTTGGGTATATATTTTATCAGCACGCGCTGATCAAGTACGGGCAGCCAGATGACGACGATAGCGCCGCGGTTTAG
- the xseA gene encoding exodeoxyribonuclease VII large subunit, whose amino-acid sequence MTTIAPRFSVSGFVAVVNQVLETAVPVVEVEGEVAEFAVRQQKFVFFTLKDNESAVNCFMMSWQLRTPIEEGMCVMVQASAKLTAKGKFSLTVQEVKPLGAGHLKRSAELLKAKLAGEGLFDTERKRPLPPYPARVAVISSTQAAGYADFMKIAGERWGGVKFIVANVKVQGDGAADQAVRAIAHCNQLAEPPEVIVLIRGGGSAEDLASFNDECLVRAVAGSRVPVLTGIGHEVDESLCDLAADVRAATPSNAAQLLFPDKYEVRRQLALRLGSVAEVIQRQITEQRLHVTMLQQAALEQWSHRVDIAKNMVLSQQRMIAEYDPETALRRGYAMISGDRQIGSIVKITTKDMIMKARIESSEQR is encoded by the coding sequence ATGACGACGATAGCGCCGCGGTTTAGTGTCAGCGGCTTTGTAGCGGTTGTCAATCAAGTGCTGGAGACGGCTGTCCCGGTCGTCGAGGTTGAAGGCGAGGTTGCTGAGTTCGCGGTGCGTCAGCAAAAGTTTGTCTTTTTTACCCTCAAGGACAATGAGAGCGCGGTCAATTGTTTCATGATGTCCTGGCAACTCAGGACGCCGATCGAGGAAGGGATGTGCGTGATGGTGCAGGCCTCAGCCAAGCTAACCGCCAAGGGTAAGTTTAGCCTAACGGTACAGGAGGTCAAGCCGCTGGGTGCGGGTCACCTCAAGCGCAGCGCCGAGTTGCTCAAGGCGAAACTGGCGGGCGAAGGGCTGTTTGATACGGAACGGAAGCGTCCCTTGCCGCCATATCCTGCTCGCGTGGCGGTCATTTCCAGCACGCAGGCGGCGGGCTACGCTGATTTTATGAAAATTGCTGGTGAGCGCTGGGGCGGGGTGAAGTTTATCGTCGCTAATGTTAAGGTTCAGGGCGACGGTGCGGCTGATCAGGCGGTGCGGGCGATTGCCCATTGTAATCAGCTGGCGGAGCCGCCAGAGGTGATTGTGCTGATTCGCGGTGGTGGTAGTGCGGAGGACCTGGCGAGCTTTAATGACGAATGCTTAGTGCGGGCGGTGGCGGGCAGCCGCGTGCCGGTACTGACTGGTATCGGGCACGAGGTTGACGAGAGCCTGTGCGATCTGGCGGCCGACGTGCGGGCAGCTACGCCGAGCAATGCTGCTCAGCTGCTATTTCCGGATAAATACGAGGTGAGGCGGCAGTTAGCGTTGCGGCTGGGCAGCGTGGCGGAGGTAATTCAGCGGCAGATTACGGAGCAACGCCTTCACGTAACAATGTTGCAACAAGCAGCGCTCGAACAGTGGTCGCACCGCGTTGACATTGCTAAAAATATGGTATTGTCGCAACAACGGATGATTGCTGAGTACGATCCAGAGACAGCACTGCGGCGCGGTTACGCGATGATCAGCGGCGATCGTCAAATTGGTAGTATTGTGAAGATTACAACAAAAGATATGATTATGAAAGCGAGGATTGAGAGCAGTGAACAACGATAA
- a CDS encoding response regulator, producing the protein MKKLLIIEDDPQWAAVLERYALEAGYTARTVVAAGQAIAMLDEWRPDGLVLDMLLAGETGMALLNELQSHEDLAQLPVVVCSNVALDLDQLRPFGVRAVLDKARMTPDDVRAALSVLGEEAE; encoded by the coding sequence GTGAAAAAACTCCTGATCATCGAGGATGATCCGCAGTGGGCGGCGGTGCTGGAGCGGTATGCGCTGGAGGCGGGGTATACGGCCCGGACAGTGGTGGCGGCTGGACAGGCGATAGCGATGCTTGATGAGTGGCGGCCGGATGGCTTGGTGCTCGATATGCTGCTGGCGGGTGAGACAGGGATGGCGCTGCTGAATGAGCTGCAAAGCCATGAGGATTTGGCGCAGTTGCCAGTAGTGGTGTGTAGTAATGTCGCACTTGATCTGGATCAATTGCGGCCGTTTGGTGTGCGGGCGGTGCTCGATAAGGCGCGCATGACGCCCGATGACGTACGGGCCGCGCTCAGCGTGCTAGGCGAGGAGGCTGAATGA
- the recO gene encoding DNA repair protein RecO, producing MKDGERLKAIVLRRTDYAEADRVLQLLTPQGRRAVIAKGVRRERSKLAGGIELLALCDVVIRSGRGELGLLTSARLSAFYRHILEDYERMQFAYQALKLVAQATETVDGPEWFAVLSQVLAWLDRPAVDRLLVETWFYMQYAELLGDELNLRTDVAGRTLTSDKSYMYDPSEKALRPSEQGDLTADHIKLLRLIQAKPLENLTHIGGLGPVIASCWLVARQHAAV from the coding sequence ATGAAAGACGGTGAGCGACTCAAGGCGATTGTGCTACGGCGGACGGATTACGCGGAGGCTGATCGAGTGCTGCAGCTACTAACGCCCCAGGGGCGGCGGGCGGTGATCGCCAAGGGGGTGCGCCGCGAGCGGAGCAAGCTGGCTGGCGGCATTGAACTCCTGGCGCTGTGTGACGTGGTGATTCGTTCGGGCCGCGGCGAGCTGGGACTGCTGACCAGTGCTAGGCTCAGCGCATTTTATCGGCATATCCTCGAGGATTATGAGCGGATGCAGTTCGCTTACCAGGCGCTCAAGCTGGTGGCGCAGGCGACTGAGACCGTTGATGGGCCGGAGTGGTTCGCGGTGCTTAGTCAGGTGCTGGCGTGGCTTGATCGGCCGGCGGTTGATCGGCTGCTGGTCGAGACGTGGTTTTATATGCAGTACGCCGAGCTACTGGGTGACGAGCTGAATCTACGCACTGACGTGGCCGGGCGGACGCTCACGAGCGATAAATCATACATGTACGATCCAAGCGAAAAGGCCCTAAGGCCAAGCGAGCAGGGTGATCTAACGGCCGATCACATCAAGCTGCTGCGCCTCATCCAAGCCAAGCCGCTGGAAAACCTTACCCACATCGGCGGCCTCGGCCCGGTCATCGCTAGTTGCTGGCTGGTGGCTAGGCAGCATGCCGCGGTGTAA
- a CDS encoding glycine--tRNA ligase, which produces MEKGCVMSQAKMEDIISLCKRRGFIYQGSDVYGGLSGTWDYGPLGVQLKRNIMNLWWRRFVDERDDMYGVDAAILMNQKVWQASGHVDTFVDPLCEDTVNHRRYRTDHILKDNGVDADGMTMEQMDAAIVEQGIKSPDGNPLSASRTFNMMFKTHVGATESEDSISYLRPETAQGIFTNFRNVVDSFYPNLPFGIAQQGKAFRNEIAPRDFVFRSREFEQMEIEYFVDPEHWQEAFDELLAATHEFLTELGLKPEHIHELDVPAEDRAHYSKKTIDIEYDYPIGREELMGIAYRTDFDLMNIQRASGKSMEYTVKGTNTKFVPHVIEPSFGVERALMAVLSGAYREDEQNGEKRVYLALPEHLAPVKFAVSPLLKNKPELVEKARDVYAALAKANPGRVMWDDNGNIGKRYRRQDEIGTPHCVVIDFQTLEDGTVTVRERDTTEQRRVKVEESDTDILV; this is translated from the coding sequence ATGGAGAAAGGTTGTGTGATGAGTCAAGCAAAAATGGAAGACATTATCAGCCTGTGCAAGCGCCGCGGCTTTATTTATCAGGGGTCGGATGTGTATGGTGGTCTGAGCGGTACGTGGGATTACGGCCCGCTAGGCGTGCAGCTGAAGCGTAATATCATGAATTTGTGGTGGCGCCGGTTTGTTGATGAGCGCGACGACATGTATGGCGTGGATGCGGCGATTTTGATGAATCAGAAAGTTTGGCAGGCCAGTGGACATGTGGATACGTTTGTCGATCCGCTGTGCGAAGATACGGTCAATCACCGACGCTACCGCACCGATCATATTCTCAAGGACAATGGCGTTGACGCTGATGGCATGACCATGGAGCAGATGGATGCGGCGATTGTAGAACAAGGCATCAAAAGCCCGGATGGTAATCCACTGAGCGCATCGCGCACCTTCAATATGATGTTCAAAACGCACGTTGGTGCGACTGAGAGTGAGGATAGTATCAGCTATCTCCGCCCCGAAACCGCCCAAGGTATCTTTACCAATTTCAGAAACGTCGTCGATAGTTTTTACCCCAATTTGCCGTTTGGCATTGCTCAGCAGGGTAAGGCGTTTCGTAATGAGATTGCGCCGCGCGATTTCGTCTTCCGCTCTCGGGAATTTGAGCAGATGGAGATTGAATATTTCGTCGACCCTGAGCATTGGCAGGAGGCGTTTGATGAGCTGCTGGCGGCGACGCATGAGTTTTTGACAGAGCTGGGTCTGAAACCAGAGCATATCCACGAGCTGGACGTGCCGGCGGAGGATCGGGCGCACTATAGCAAAAAGACGATCGACATCGAGTACGATTATCCGATTGGCCGCGAGGAGCTGATGGGCATCGCGTACCGCACTGATTTTGATCTGATGAACATCCAGCGCGCCAGTGGTAAGAGCATGGAATACACCGTCAAGGGAACGAACACAAAATTTGTTCCGCACGTCATCGAGCCGTCGTTTGGTGTGGAGCGGGCGCTGATGGCGGTGCTGTCGGGTGCGTACCGCGAGGATGAGCAAAACGGTGAAAAACGGGTATATTTGGCGCTGCCAGAGCATTTGGCGCCAGTCAAATTTGCCGTCTCGCCACTACTGAAAAACAAGCCAGAATTGGTGGAAAAAGCCCGCGACGTCTACGCCGCGCTCGCCAAAGCCAACCCAGGCCGAGTGATGTGGGATGACAATGGCAACATCGGCAAACGCTACCGCCGTCAAGACGAAATCGGTACGCCGCACTGTGTAGTCATCGACTTCCAGACGCTAGAGGACGGCACCGTCACCGTGCGTGAGCGGGATACGACGGAGCAGAGGCGGGTGAAGGTTGAGGAATCCGATACGGATATCTTAGTCTAA
- a CDS encoding NUDIX domain-containing protein, with amino-acid sequence MSNLTNGHLITQDSDGATRHDYLYRISLKSLIYNDVGQILVVKEIDRTYWDLPGGGMDFGETIESSLKRELLEEVGYKGGLCYQLFDASDEMYIERIDANQICFYCRVWPENFDFAPGEEGDEVMFIDPEELLLQESEVDAPARAYGAHEKWQELYNRGIYK; translated from the coding sequence ATGTCAAATCTTACCAACGGACACCTCATCACCCAAGATTCAGATGGCGCGACTCGCCATGATTATCTCTACCGCATTTCGCTCAAATCGCTGATTTACAACGACGTTGGTCAGATTTTAGTCGTCAAAGAAATCGATCGGACGTATTGGGATTTGCCGGGTGGTGGTATGGATTTTGGAGAGACTATTGAGTCGTCACTGAAACGCGAGCTGCTTGAAGAAGTCGGCTACAAGGGTGGTTTGTGCTATCAACTGTTTGACGCGTCGGACGAGATGTATATTGAGCGGATTGATGCCAATCAAATCTGTTTTTATTGCCGTGTCTGGCCGGAGAATTTTGACTTTGCGCCAGGTGAAGAGGGTGACGAAGTAATGTTTATCGACCCTGAGGAGTTGTTGCTCCAGGAAAGTGAGGTTGACGCGCCAGCTCGAGCCTATGGAGCGCATGAGAAATGGCAGGAGCTATACAACAGGGGCATTTACAAATAG
- a CDS encoding type II toxin-antitoxin system death-on-curing family toxin, with protein MVSLTLEQILQLHALVLVKDGGAGGVRDIGRLEAVVSAQHQVVFGEELYATVFTKAVALMRGIIGDHPFVDGNKRTAMLAGLTLLEVNDYSFVARCGELEDFAVRVATDHLDIDAIADWLKRHS; from the coding sequence ATGGTTAGTTTGACTCTCGAGCAGATCTTGCAACTTCACGCGCTAGTTCTTGTAAAAGACGGCGGTGCAGGTGGTGTGCGTGATATTGGTCGGCTAGAAGCTGTGGTGTCGGCGCAGCATCAGGTAGTATTTGGCGAGGAATTGTACGCAACAGTATTTACCAAGGCAGTGGCATTAATGCGCGGGATTATTGGTGACCATCCATTTGTTGATGGCAATAAGCGGACAGCCATGTTGGCTGGACTAACGCTACTTGAGGTGAATGATTATAGTTTTGTAGCCCGGTGTGGTGAACTAGAAGACTTTGCTGTCCGCGTCGCGACCGATCATCTCGATATCGATGCGATTGCTGATTGGCTGAAGCGTCATTCGTAG
- a CDS encoding SDR family NAD(P)-dependent oxidoreductase, translating into MHIILGGTSGLGLEMARQLRESGKRVLVLGQTHNVQEHGEGFPLDVYYPEQVEAASARIEQILGGDAIEQFVWAAGYGWRGNFEDQPDARSMAEVNFAGPLPLVQWAWHRMAQQRIRSTLIVIGSTSSIKARRDEAVYVATKHAQAGLARSLALQADEQHLPIRVALFLPGAMKTPFWRGRRPDDYAFFNDPAKVAGHILTAVNTQHQMFLEWPLPKGTLV; encoded by the coding sequence ATGCATATTATTCTTGGTGGGACGAGTGGGCTTGGGCTGGAGATGGCGCGGCAGCTCAGAGAAAGCGGTAAGCGCGTGTTGGTGCTGGGGCAGACGCATAATGTTCAGGAGCACGGCGAGGGCTTCCCGTTGGATGTGTATTATCCCGAGCAGGTTGAAGCAGCGTCGGCGCGGATTGAGCAGATTCTGGGCGGCGATGCTATTGAGCAATTTGTCTGGGCGGCGGGCTATGGCTGGCGCGGTAATTTCGAGGATCAGCCTGATGCGCGCTCGATGGCGGAGGTTAATTTCGCTGGTCCGTTGCCACTGGTGCAGTGGGCCTGGCATAGGATGGCGCAGCAGCGGATACGATCCACACTAATAGTAATCGGCTCGACCAGCAGTATCAAAGCTCGCAGGGACGAAGCCGTGTATGTGGCAACCAAGCACGCCCAGGCGGGGCTGGCGCGCAGCTTGGCGTTGCAGGCGGACGAGCAGCATTTACCGATTCGCGTAGCGCTGTTCTTGCCCGGGGCGATGAAAACACCGTTTTGGCGGGGGCGTCGGCCGGATGATTATGCCTTTTTCAATGACCCGGCCAAGGTGGCTGGTCATATACTGACCGCCGTTAACACGCAGCATCAGATGTTCCTCGAGTGGCCGCTACCAAAGGGCACGTTGGTCTAA
- the yvcK gene encoding uridine diphosphate-N-acetylglucosamine-binding protein YvcK encodes MTYEADREYFGVKIVVIGGGTGSFTLLSGLKRYTHSITALVNMVDDGGSTGMLRDELGVLPAGDVRQCLVALSSSPKVRDLFNYRFDEGSMKGHAFGNLFMAALEKMTGSFSQAVETASEVLGVNGRVFPITLDDTKLSLRLRDGTVVEGEHAIEVTNIPGDERPWLELSPPATINPHARQAILDADLVVVAPGLLYGSLAPALLVRGVTRALAETKAKKVYVCNLVTKPTQTDGFTVADFVDEIERFAGVSMDYVLYNNYRPPQELLDKYAHNGEYLVEWDEEELKKKHYHASGKHLIANGVRQHNKKADPLAALRSLIRHDSDRVARELMRIYFS; translated from the coding sequence ATGACGTATGAAGCGGATAGAGAATATTTTGGAGTAAAAATTGTAGTAATCGGTGGCGGAACTGGTAGCTTCACGCTACTGTCGGGTTTGAAAAGGTATACCCATAGTATCACGGCGCTGGTCAATATGGTTGACGATGGTGGCTCGACGGGCATGCTACGCGATGAGCTGGGTGTGCTGCCGGCGGGTGATGTGCGGCAATGTCTGGTGGCGCTGAGTAGTTCGCCAAAGGTGCGCGACCTGTTCAATTACCGGTTTGACGAGGGCAGTATGAAGGGACACGCGTTTGGTAATTTGTTCATGGCGGCGCTGGAAAAGATGACGGGGAGTTTTTCGCAAGCGGTCGAGACGGCCAGCGAGGTGCTCGGCGTAAACGGACGGGTATTTCCGATTACGCTGGACGATACCAAGTTATCGTTGAGGCTGCGTGACGGTACGGTCGTTGAGGGCGAGCATGCTATCGAGGTGACGAATATTCCAGGTGATGAGCGGCCGTGGCTGGAACTCAGCCCGCCAGCAACGATTAATCCGCATGCTCGGCAAGCGATTCTGGATGCCGACCTCGTGGTGGTAGCGCCGGGGTTATTGTATGGTAGTTTGGCGCCAGCACTACTGGTGCGCGGTGTGACGCGGGCTTTGGCTGAAACCAAGGCCAAAAAGGTGTATGTCTGTAATCTCGTGACTAAGCCGACGCAGACTGATGGCTTTACGGTGGCGGACTTCGTCGATGAGATTGAGCGGTTTGCTGGAGTGAGCATGGATTATGTGCTGTATAATAATTATCGTCCGCCACAGGAGCTGCTTGATAAATACGCGCACAACGGTGAATATTTGGTTGAATGGGATGAGGAGGAGCTCAAGAAAAAGCATTACCACGCCTCGGGTAAACATCTGATCGCTAATGGCGTTCGCCAACATAATAAAAAGGCCGATCCGCTAGCGGCGCTGCGTAGTCTGATCCGTCACGATTCGGATCGTGTAGCCAGGGAGTTAATGAGGATTTACTTTTCATGA